Within Plodia interpunctella isolate USDA-ARS_2022_Savannah chromosome 17, ilPloInte3.2, whole genome shotgun sequence, the genomic segment CGTCCAATTCACAAAAGAGACGGATATTACACGGCCGCTTTAGATGAATCGCATTCGCGAAAggtcatatttataaaataggaaaatTTTCAATGGCCTTTTGGGAATAGGACATTCTGTATCTATCTCACTTTGCCACCATCTTGTCGTTGGACTAGATCTGGCATTGCCGAAAGCACAAGCATCTCCAGAATACAGTCTTGTATCATTGCATAACTTTTACCCTATTTCTATATTGTCacgtgtataatattatttaaaacgaaTAAATATATCCAGCACTcgaaagaatataaatttgcAGATGACTAGTAAGAAATGCATTGTCCTCATTTTGTATTATCCTTCCTTTATCGTTCCTTTGTATTATCtgcttatttatttgcatcaacattaacgaattttgataatataattacgtgaaagtgtataattatttttaattactttttactgGTTGCCAAATTAATGCAAATAGTGCATAAATCAGCACTctcaaaacacaaaatataattgttgatgattgattaaaaaactaattttatttacataacataaatGGAAACATATAAGTACCTGAatataaaaccttaataaatggTCTTATACcttggaaaataataataatatgtactgtaatatataatattaaataattgccGGTGTTAATTATCTAAAATTTTACAgtcaatacaaaaattattccatAAATTAATCttccaaaaaaatacaagaaaaatgttcaaaaatataaaaaaaaaacagttaacattattttgatcTTACAATCataaaagcataataaaaaataactaatcacttaaaatataattaaatatagaaaaaggTGAAACAGCTGTcatactctctctctctcatctgtgcgtgttcccggtttcattcGCGGCTATGAAACCTGGAATCCCGGGGtccgtttaaaaaataaactataacatttagaagattcagctgtaattttaaaaaacaatttgtcaactctgagaataaatattcataacaaaaaaaaatggcattgtggattatttaaatttcagactgaagtatcaattttattatagatatatttatagtttgcAAAAATTGCGTGATATTTTACGTTCTCGTTCTCGTTAATGAATCTAGGCGccatattcaaaaataacctACACGGTTAGCACAGGTTAACGCCCTGGCGGGGCGGAGTCGCATGGAGAGTCGATTAACTTTCAAGGTCATGGTCGAAGTCTAAACCCCACTGGGCTAAGGATAATTCGGTTCAGGTCATCATTACATTTAAGGAATAACATAAACTTTGCCTTACTAACTACTTGACAACAGGGCTTAAATAACCCAAGCCCCTGCCTGATTGATTAATTCAAGTTTATTAACTCAAGAGCCACAGACTTAATTCCATGTTAATCTTGCGCGATAGGCGGGGCCGGCCGACGGAAAAATCTACAAGATGGTAGTTTACAATAATTTGGACTCGGTACGAACGGATTGTGCCCCTCCCCTCTTTTAATATCCGGTAGTAAAAATGCAACGCTCACAGCGATAATCATATGCCAAAATGAATGTACTACTCTATAATTCTGTTCAGTCTGTAAGAACGCGAAAGAGATCAGCCCTATCGACACTAAAATTAGACCTAATGGCAGGTAAATCTTATAATATGACCTGGGAAACTTCCACTTGCGTAATTTCCTAAAGTCCCAATACCAGGACGCTATAAGGAGGACCACACCGACTGCCACCGGTATCAGAAACGCCATAAAGGAATGTCTGTTCCACGTTGTCAATAGAGCAATGATCAAAGCCCCGATTAATTGCAACGAGGACCTGAACTTGTCACCTATTATGCTCATAGCTAATAAAGTTACCCAGAAGGACATTATGCCGCAGTAGAAATCGCCAAATTGGAGAACGTTGCCGTTGAGGATACAGTAAGCGACGTGAATAGGCGCGTCGCACGCATGGTAGAATGTTGAGAAGACCATGGTGAAAGCATAGATCATCGCTTCGGTGTAGTACAGTCGGATGACGGCCGAGTAGATGGAGAAGAAGAGCACCAGATTACTTAGAGTCAGAAAGAGCACCGTCACAAGCATGTGGAGTTTGCTGTCCATTCTTGAATCGTCCGAGCAATCCCAAGCTGAAAAACACCAAATGAAATAAGTTAGTTCATATATACaggaaacatttttaacaagatttaatttaataagtaataataacgCACCTCCGTATCCTGCAATACACCCACAGTAGGACATCACCAGTCCCCCGAATGTATTGAACAGGCAGGTTCCATGATTGCTGCAACGCCCATCGATACAAGAAGACGAAGATATGGACAATACCACAGTAGAATTGCACTCCGAAGTTCCTTCCCTCCAATTCTCAGTAGTAGTGTTCACTGGTATAATTCGGCCATCAGAAGCGGTCGCGTTCACATAATACTTGGTGCCGTTATCAGATGTGGGACACGGGCAAACGGTTTCGTCGCAGAACAGTCGTATACTCAAGTACCAAGTGCCACTTTCAGGAAATGGAATGATAATTTTGCGGTGAATCGATTCAGAATCAGTGctgttcaaaataaatagagcAGGTCTCACTTGATCGTTAAATCTACAACGGCCGTCCTCCAGTGGTATGCTGCTATGACCAATATCCATACAAATGACTGCTTTAAAATACTGACTATCTTCTGTAAATGCTATCAAAGAACTTTTATCATTATGCTCTCTCTTATATCCCATGTAATACTTTAGACTCATAAGTAAACTCGCTTCAA encodes:
- the LOC128676983 gene encoding post-GPI attachment to proteins factor 6 is translated as MKLRLCFLLFYVYSAASNGDSENKEETNRKKIIDQLMRARTVLLDDYELVKRQVATDVYMYKNYRSVSVIFYKIMSDVSDAQFTFEAEELHLNNIGSCDPQEVIVNIKYGSYPAVNPDGYDFPKGFVDPGLRESIHSFEFHSDGKNKTYAIENPKPGNWYALVYIKWKDPRTQKVEQQDLVPDCQTILYTDLQVKRDPDIQLIDCYEGLTIDYGQIPEIYKCMAINSVDPIVLNLTAPPVYSTDFNITFKVQALSLPSDDSFIIHCYFDPNVSVEQTITFYPYANEWHYIEINHTHDVNNIANCESYLRTSEEDDVENDTVLLLMRDDRGRFFTFDYGLPTTDLHDATSLVNITSNEIKVLKFRVNDILDIGGSLAIEASLLMSLKYYMGYKREHNDKSSLIAFTEDSQYFKAVICMDIGHSSIPLEDGRCRFNDQVRPALFILNSTDSESIHRKIIIPFPESGTWYLSIRLFCDETVCPCPTSDNGTKYYVNATASDGRIIPVNTTTENWREGTSECNSTVVLSISSSSCIDGRCSNHGTCLFNTFGGLVMSYCGCIAGYGAWDCSDDSRMDSKLHMLVTVLFLTLSNLVLFFSIYSAVIRLYYTEAMIYAFTMVFSTFYHACDAPIHVAYCILNGNVLQFGDFYCGIMSFWVTLLAMSIIGDKFRSSLQLIGALIIALLTTWNRHSFMAFLIPVAVGVVLLIASWYWDFRKLRKWKFPRSYYKIYLPLGLILVSIGLISFAFLQTEQNYRVVHSFWHMIIAVSVAFLLPDIKRGEGHNPFVPSPNYCKLPSCRFFRRPAPPIAQD